The genomic stretch GTTTTTATAACAGGAAGAATCTATGGCTTTTGATTTTGAACCGTCCGTGGTGATCGACTCCATTCCCCTGCTCATGGGGGGAGCGAAGATCACCATCATTTTGACAATCGGAGGACTGTTCTTCGGTTTCATCATCGGTGCCGTAACGGGCATGATGAAGCTGTCGCGCAACATGCTCGTACGTAAAATAGCTGGAATATATATCGAATCCATTCGAGGAACCCCCATGCTGGTGCAGGCCATGTTCCTCTATTTCGGCGTTCCCATGGCGCTTGGCATTCGCATACCGGCCATGATGGCGGGTATTATCGTTATCGCGATCAACTCGGGTGCCTACATAGCCGAGATCGTGCGTGGAGCTGTTCAATCCATTAATTCAGGGCAGGCCGAAGCCGGTCGTTCCATTGGACTGACCCGTTTTCAGACCATGCGCTATGTGGTTTGGCCCCAGGCATTTCGTCGCATGATTCCCCCCCTGGGCAACCAGTTCATCATCAGCTTGAAAGACACCTCACTGCTCATGATCATTGGTGTCGGAGAACTGCTGCGTACTGGTGATGAGATCGTGGCCGTCAACTTCCGATCCTTTGAAGTGTATCTGGCGTGTGGTCTCGTTTACCTGGCCATGACCATGTCCATTGCCAAGGCTCTCAAGATCGTTGAAAAGCGCATGCACATCCAAGGCAAGTAGAGGGGAGAAATGATAGAAATCAAGAACCTGCATAAAAGTTTTGGCGACCTCATGGTGCTCAAGGGGGTCGACCTTAAGGTCGAGTCCGGCGAGGTGGTCGTCATCATCGGCCCGTCAGGCTCCGGCAAATCAACCGTTCTGCGGTGTATCAACAAGTTGGAAGAGCCCACCTCCGGCTCGATCATCGTCGACGGCTATGACATCATGGACCCGAAAACCGACATCAATATGGTTCGCACTGAAGCGACAATGGTTTTCCAGCAGTTCAATCTTTTTCCGCACATGACGGTCCTGGATAACGTGACCCTCGGACCGATCAAGGTTCGCGGCTTACCCAGAGCTGATGCCAACAAACTGGGATTGGACCTTCTGGCCAAGGTCGGACTGGCGGAAAAACCCAACAGCTACCCGGAACAGTT from Pseudodesulfovibrio profundus encodes the following:
- a CDS encoding amino acid ABC transporter permease; translated protein: MAFDFEPSVVIDSIPLLMGGAKITIILTIGGLFFGFIIGAVTGMMKLSRNMLVRKIAGIYIESIRGTPMLVQAMFLYFGVPMALGIRIPAMMAGIIVIAINSGAYIAEIVRGAVQSINSGQAEAGRSIGLTRFQTMRYVVWPQAFRRMIPPLGNQFIISLKDTSLLMIIGVGELLRTGDEIVAVNFRSFEVYLACGLVYLAMTMSIAKALKIVEKRMHIQGK
- a CDS encoding amino acid ABC transporter ATP-binding protein; protein product: MIEIKNLHKSFGDLMVLKGVDLKVESGEVVVIIGPSGSGKSTVLRCINKLEEPTSGSIIVDGYDIMDPKTDINMVRTEATMVFQQFNLFPHMTVLDNVTLGPIKVRGLPRADANKLGLDLLAKVGLAEKPNSYPEQLSGGQKQRVAIARSLALQPKAILFDEPTSALDPELVGEVLEVMKQLAREGMTMIVVTHEMGFAKEVADRVIFIDEGKVQVDAEPEAFFANPENPRLRDFLGKVVSHI